From the Winogradskyella forsetii genome, the window TGAATTGTATAAGTTGATACTGAATTCATATAAATATAATAAATTATTAGAATGAAGTTATTTTTAAAATTCGATTTCACTAAAATTTGCAATGTTATTCTAGAAGAAAAATTGAAGGCGTACAATTTTAAGTACCGGCAAACATCCTTTGGGGAAATTGAACTTTTAGAGAAGGTATCTAGCCAGCAATTAGGGGCTTTTCAAAATATTATTAAGGATTATGGTATTTATATTGTCGAGGATGCTAAAAAAATAATGGTTGAAAAAATTAAGGATGCTATTATGGATATGATTTTTAATGAGCAAAACGATATCAATGTTAAAACTTCCGTATTTTTGTCCGAGAAATTGAATCAAAGTTATAGTTATTTATCCAATTTATTTTCTGAAATTACGTTTACCTCTATTGAGAATTTTATCATTTTACAAAAAATAGAATATACCAAAAGATTGCTGGCAAATGAAGAATTGTCTTTAACCGAAATAGCCTATAAACTCAATTATTCTAGTGTTGCTCATTTGAGTAAACAATTTAAAAACACCACAGGAATTACACCTTCAGCTTTTCAGCGAATCATCGCAAAGCGAAAAGATAATAGGATAAGCTCATAAAAACGTTAGAAATTATGAATGAAGATTATATCTATATTGCCTTGGCCGATGATGATGAAGATGATCGATTCTTTTTTACGGAGGCGTTTGAGGAATTGAAAATCAAGAATAAAGTTTCAACCTTTAAGGATGGTGTAGAATTGATGCGCTATTTAGAAGCACCCGACAATGAAATACCAGATTTGTTGTTTTTAGATTTGAACATGCCAAAAAAATCAGGCATGGAATGCTTAAAGGACATCAA encodes:
- a CDS encoding helix-turn-helix domain-containing protein encodes the protein MKLFLKFDFTKICNVILEEKLKAYNFKYRQTSFGEIELLEKVSSQQLGAFQNIIKDYGIYIVEDAKKIMVEKIKDAIMDMIFNEQNDINVKTSVFLSEKLNQSYSYLSNLFSEITFTSIENFIILQKIEYTKRLLANEELSLTEIAYKLNYSSVAHLSKQFKNTTGITPSAFQRIIAKRKDNRISS
- a CDS encoding response regulator; amino-acid sequence: MNEDYIYIALADDDEDDRFFFTEAFEELKIKNKVSTFKDGVELMRYLEAPDNEIPDLLFLDLNMPKKSGMECLKDIKANNKFKDLIIAIYSTSSSEEDVEETFVLGANIYIKKPNDFEKLKKILSEVVTTNWQYHTNGLNKENFLLRL